The nucleotide sequence TCTAGCATATTTCGTTAAAAGTGCGTTAACATTCATTGCACCTTTTGTAAAACGCCTAAAAGAAAcgattatataagatttaaaataataacaatatgtaCTCTTTTTCACTTACATAATATAAGGTGTTATCTCTTCAACAGTccatttagctttaatttgaaaaagttCATTAAGTCTGTCGTGAATGTTGTTCGGTAAGTCTGCCTCCGGACAAGACACGAtttctttttgcatttttgaaGTATTGTACGTTACAAGGGCCAATCCATATAAATACTCTTTCTTTACCTGCATTTCTGaaacacagaaattttaaGTTCAAAAAAAGACTTATCATATagattacaattacaatttcaAGCTTATTAATTCCGTACTTTCAGGAATTCCAATGCTCCATGTTTCCATGAATTCTTTGTATTCAGTGACAGGAGAGGCAGCAAGAAGAACCTTTGCTATCATTGCGCagcattttttttcgttatacCTTTTCAagaatcaattatattaaaaaaatgcaaattatttgtcacaaaatttttctaatatatatatattagaaatatatatattctaaataatatatataaaatatagtaatagTGTACATACATGTACAATGGACTGCCATCATCCTTTGTCTTTGTGCTTACTTCTGTATATCTTTTGAATATGATATCGAACACTGGCTCATGAATAAGCTCCTTTAAACATTCGTACGTACTCTCTTTATCTACTTCATCGAGTTCCCAAGACTGTTCTCCAAAATAATCCAACATGAAATTCAAGCTCCTTGCTTCTATGTCAAATGATATAAGGCGCAAATAAccttaatacaaaaaatttcaagttaaacGACATCATTTGtacgaataaaataagatctgatataatacaataaaaaaagatttttattacataccATCTAGGTCGGCTATTAAGAAATCTGACAAAGCTTGTTTTAACTCGTAATCACTGGCTTGTAACTCATTTTGTAATCTTTCCCAACTGTACAACGCCTTCTGATCTATTGTAGATTCATATTCCAATCCATTGAAGGATGACGAATCAAGCAGAGTAGACAAACTTGACAGATCAGGTTTGGTTTCCTTCACCTTAAACACAAGagattataatcatatattttctgcaattcaatattttagatataattcaGATATAAGACAATTACTAAGACAAGTACCTCATAGTACGAGTTAAATATCTTCTTTACGTTACATTTCTCTACAGTTCTCTCAGTTACTTTCCCGACACCTGTTGCTTTGCCTAGCTTCAAGTTTGGAACCAACAACCACGAGTTGGATATCTCTGCCTCTCTGATCTCGTAGGTCCGAGTTTGCGTGCACAGCGCAGCATTGTCGTGTTTGTTACCACGAAATGATATTCTAGCgtcacaaaattatttacaatcacTTTATTCTGCAGAATAACAATTGCAATGTTAAAACGAGTTCAAGAGAACTCTCAAGGATCTACTTTACGAAACGATAATTGAAAGGGAGATTGTTAAAGAACGTACGCGTCTCCTTCGCTTAGTGCTCCCAATATGTGCTCGTCTACCTCCAGCAATATCAAATCGTCGATCTGATGATCTTTCATGGGATACAAACATTGCGTCACGGCGTTTAAATCGGATTCTTTAATTGCAGCTAATTCCAAAATCTCGCTAACATTCTCCTTCGTGCGAACGTTCCTTGacagaaagacagagagaacgattgtaaaattataatatcaagaacacatagaaaattttagataatttctGTTAAACAATAAATCACCCTTTGTCAGCAGATTCCATATCGACTTGATTTTCTCTCCGTTGAATATTCTGTCTAAAAAATCCTTGTAATTTCCTAGTAATTTCTTACTAATCCCTAGTAATTTACTACATCGGCATTCTACGCGCGATCCAATCGCGCCGTGGGTCGCTCGTTTCATCATCCGGATTATTCCGAGTCCACGATCACGACTTCGAATGCTCAGTGGCTGACGGCTGTGTTAATTGACTGGACGTGGTTGGACGTGGTTGTCGCGTTCGAAAGTGCATGGTCCGACGGGATAACCTCGCTTTCGCTCGTCCGCATCCGCACGCGAAGAAACGCACGCAATGACGGAGGTAGTGGTGTCGATCGACGAGGAGCAGTTACTCTCCCGGATCTCCAATCTCATCGCCCGCGCCGCGGACGACGCGATCTCGCGCGACGATCGGATCTTTCGTTTCGGAGTATCAGGTGATCCCCacgaatttttaatacaattccgtttttatttatgttcGCGCGCCAGCCGCGTTGCCCTTGCCGCTCCGCTCAAGTTTTACTCGCTCTGTAATTTTCACGTTTCACACGTTCCACAGTTATGATAAGGCAAGTCGAACTTCCACGTTGTAATCACGCGAGAATGACTCTTcggttttttttcagtttcGGTATTCCGCGTGTTGTTGCGCGCGAAAACGAGCCGCGAACTCGCTGAATTTGTGAATAAATGAGAAAGAacatttttccataaatttccATATATTTTCGCCTGCTTTTGGGAACATTGCACTTCGCGGCGAGTTTGtatcatgattttttttatctgcccttctcttccctttttttcatCTACACTTTCTGCACTCGATATTTCGTCAGcatttaatcaaaaaattattggtTATTTTTCAGCTAAAATTTCATccgtatacatgtataataaaagttctctatttaataattctatttaa is from Temnothorax longispinosus isolate EJ_2023e chromosome 10, Tlon_JGU_v1, whole genome shotgun sequence and encodes:
- the LOC139820649 gene encoding sister chromatid cohesion protein DCC1, giving the protein MESADKGNVRTKENVSEILELAAIKESDLNAVTQCLYPMKDHQIDDLILLEVDEHILGALSEGDAISFRGNKHDNAALCTQTRTYEIREAEISNSWLLVPNLKLGKATGVGKVTERTVEKCNVKKIFNSYYEVKETKPDLSSLSTLLDSSSFNGLEYESTIDQKALYSWERLQNELQASDYELKQALSDFLIADLDGYLRLISFDIEARSLNFMLDYFGEQSWELDEVDKESTYECLKELIHEPVFDIIFKRYTEVSTKTKDDGSPLYMYNEKKCCAMIAKVLLAASPVTEYKEFMETWSIGIPEKMQVKKEYLYGLALVTYNTSKMQKEIVSCPEADLPNNIHDRLNELFQIKAKWTVEEITPYIMRFTKGAMNVNALLTKYARCSTKNGIKYYGSKHGK